The DNA region GGAGAAGAGTTGGCTGTTGTTGGTATCAAGCAACATCTGACGATATTCTTCTACAGGAATCGCCAGCCGCTCCGCCACCTCAGTTTCCGTCGCGTTGCGCCCTAATTCCTGTTCCAGTTGCCCCATCGCCTGTGCCACTTCGCGGGCATTACGCCGGACACTACGCGGCACCCAGTCACGGCTGCGTAGTTCATCCAGCATCGCCCCACGAATACGCTGCACTGCGTAAGTGGTAAATGCCGTTCCTTGCAGAGCGTCATATCGGTCAACTGCATTCAATAACCCGATACCGCCCGCCTGTAGCAGATCGTCCAGTTCAACGCTCGCGGGCAAACGCACCTGCAGGCGCAACGCTTCGTGACGCACCAGCGGTACATAACGCTGCCACAGCGAGTGTTTATCCATTACACCTTCAGCGGTATACAGTGAATTCACGATAAACAGCCCTGCGTTAAATGAGTTATCGGCATGATTATCCGTTTCTGCAGGGGTTTTAATCGGGTGAATAGTGGGTGAAATGAGGGGTTATTTAGGGGTTACCGGTAAAGCCAGAACGAAAAAACCCCGCCGGAGCGGGGTTTGTGCAAGAAGCGTAAATTAACGCAGCAGAGACAGCATGGTCTGCGGAACCTGGTTGGCCTGGGCCAGTACAGAAGAGCCAGCCTGCTGCAGGATCTGCGCGCGAGACATGTTGGACACCTCGGTCGCGTAGTCAGAATCCTGAATACGGCTACGGGCATCGGTCAGGTTGTTAACGGTGTTGTTCAGGTTAGTGATGGTAGACTCGAAACGGTTCTGGGAAGCACCCAGGATACTACGCTGAGTATCAACCGCTTTCAGCGCGGCATCAATATCAGCCAGCGGGCTACCGTCAGTTTTGCCGTCAGAATCAACGGTACCGTTCAGTACGTCAAAACCTTTCGCTGCAACGGTACGCAGGTTGCCGTTAACAACAGAGCCAGGAATAGCTTCCGCGTCTTTAAGAGCAGCAGCTTTAGCAGATTCTGTAGCACTAACTTTCGCTGCATCGACAACTGATGTTGATGCCTCGGTCAGAGCCAACAGTGCTGTATCTGCAGCGGTTTTATCAGCAGCATCAGCACCAGTAGCATAGCCTGTTCTAATTAAACCAAGGTTAGTGGCATCAATAGATTGTGTAGAATCTAAGCCTAATTTCTTGGTCAAAGTTGCAACTGCAGCAGTTTCTTCTGCAGATCCTGCTGTAGTGGCAGCAACTGCACTCAATTCAGCAGATGCGTCTGTAATTGCCTTTGTACCCAGTTTAGTCAGTGCTGCAGTATTATCAGTAGCGAAGGTAGTGGCATATTTTGTGTTGTAAGCTTCCGTTGCGGTAGCTACGCTCTCGTCAATATTGATAGTAGTACTGGAAGTACCACCCGCACCTGCAGTCGCCAGGTTCCAACCAGCGCTTGAGCCGATCTGAATGCTGATCTGCTCGCCGTCTTTAGAGCCGACCTGGAAGTCATAACCCTGATCGGTACCAGTACGGTTATCCAGAACTTTGATACCGTTAAAGTCAGTTTGTTTGGTGACGCGGTTGATCTCTTCCATACGCTGGTTAACTTCAGACTGGATGGAGTCGATATCGGATGCGGAGTTGGAGCTGTTCTGCGCCTGAACGGTCAGGTCACGAACACGCTGCAGGTTGTTGTTGATTTCGCTCAGCGCGCCTTCAGCGGTCTGAGACAGAGAGATACCGTCGTTGGCGTTACGTGCAGCAACGGTCAGACCGTTGATGTTAGAGGTGAAACGGTTGGCGATTGCCTGGCCAGCGGCGTCGTCTTTAGCGCTGTTGATACGCAGACCAGAAGACAAACGCTCAATAGCGGTACCCAGAGCAGACTGAGATTTGTTCAGGTTGTTCTGCGTCATCAGCGACAGGCTGTTAGTATTGATTACTGCCATAATTGAGTTTCCTTCATAAAGTGTTTAGTTTCAGGCCTCTGGCCCACGGCTCCTGCGCCGTTATCCTGATTATCGACACCCTCAAACGAACCTTTAGCAATTTTTATCACTCTTTTTTTGCCGCTTTTTTATCACCTGAACAATTTCAAATAAGTCTTCATCCCTGTCTCTGGCTTATTTTACCGAGAAGCAGAATACCTTCCTAAAAAGCCTCTTTATTGTGCAATTGCCATCGCTATCTTTTCGCTAAACTTCTCGCGTTAAGTGCCGATACCCTCTCCATTGGTTCTTATTCAAAAGGAAAATGTAATGGCGAGTGTTAGTTCTCTTGGCGTCGGTTCGAATCTGGATCTGAGTGCTCTGCTGGATAAATTAAATGCCGCAGAACAGCAAAGACTCACACCGTTAACCACTCAACAGACGTCTTATAAAGCACAGCTGACGGCCTGGGGCGTGGTAAAAAGCGCACTGCAAAAAGTGCAGACGGCATCTGATGCATTGGTCAAAGCGGATAAGATCGCAACCACTGCGGTAACCAGTAAAAACACCGCCTTTAGCGCCACTGTGGATGGTGGCGTGCCAGCTGG from Citrobacter amalonaticus Y19 includes:
- a CDS encoding FliC/FljB family flagellin: MAVINTNSLSLMTQNNLNKSQSALGTAIERLSSGLRINSAKDDAAGQAIANRFTSNINGLTVAARNANDGISLSQTAEGALSEINNNLQRVRDLTVQAQNSSNSASDIDSIQSEVNQRMEEINRVTKQTDFNGIKVLDNRTGTDQGYDFQVGSKDGEQISIQIGSSAGWNLATAGAGGTSSTTINIDESVATATEAYNTKYATTFATDNTAALTKLGTKAITDASAELSAVAATTAGSAEETAAVATLTKKLGLDSTQSIDATNLGLIRTGYATGADAADKTAADTALLALTEASTSVVDAAKVSATESAKAAALKDAEAIPGSVVNGNLRTVAAKGFDVLNGTVDSDGKTDGSPLADIDAALKAVDTQRSILGASQNRFESTITNLNNTVNNLTDARSRIQDSDYATEVSNMSRAQILQQAGSSVLAQANQVPQTMLSLLR
- a CDS encoding RNA polymerase sigma factor FliA, which produces MNSLYTAEGVMDKHSLWQRYVPLVRHEALRLQVRLPASVELDDLLQAGGIGLLNAVDRYDALQGTAFTTYAVQRIRGAMLDELRSRDWVPRSVRRNAREVAQAMGQLEQELGRNATETEVAERLAIPVEEYRQMLLDTNNSQLFSYDEWREEHGDSIELVTEEHQQENPLQQLLESNLRQRVMDAIEALPEREQLVLTLYYQEELNLKEIGAVLDVGESRVSQLHSQAIKRLRTKLGKL